The segment GAATCGCCGACTGAAAGCGGGCGCTTTCCACCGGCAGAAAGAATGCCAGCAAAAACAGCCCGATCATGATGAGTAGCTTCGTGATTTCGCGCATTGTCCTTCATCCGCAACATGGCGTTATGGCCATGTAGGCAATTCATAACAACAGAATCATTCGGTTCGCTCTTTCAACACGTTGGCGGCACAAACGAAAAAATTCACGACGCACGGCGTGTTGAGTCGGTACACCGCGTTATTGCCCTCGCGACGGCTGTCGACGATCCCGTGAGCGCGCAGAATCGCCAAGTGCTTCGACACCGTGGTTTGATCCGAGCCGACCAATTTCGTCAA is part of the Candidatus Lernaella stagnicola genome and harbors:
- a CDS encoding metalloregulator ArsR/SmtB family transcription factor; the protein is MAQKPKDVFKKQAQVLKALAHESRLLIVHRLNEGEATAGELTKLVGSDQTTVSKHLAILRAHGIVDSRREGNNAVYRLNTPCVVNFFVCAANVLKERTE